The region CTGGTCAAAAAAGTTGAGGGCTCGGGTGATGATACAAAAGTCACAGTGTTTTTCCCAAGCGTAGGTGATAAAAAGATAATTGCCAGCTATCTTGAGAATTAGTCCTTTAAGAAGAACAGCTTATAACTAAGTTCTTACCCCAATCTGGCGATGGATCTGAGTAATCCTGAAATTGAATCTGCTCACTAAAAGGATTTTTTAGTATCATATGGAGCCGTTCAACCTCGGCGTAGTCACCGTTATCTACCGCTTTTCTTATAGCATTCTCTGCCAAGTAGTTTCTTAGAATAAATTTCGGATTAACTAGGTCCATATTCTTTTTTCTCTCTAAATTAGCGGTATTTTCCTGGCTAAGGCGTTTTTGGTAAGATGAAAGCCACCCAGTTATTGCAGATTTATCAGAAAAATTAGAAGTAATATCATGGGACTCTATGTCGCTTAACCTTCTAAAGAAGTTTGTATAGTCAACATCTTCACCGGCTAATATCTCCAATATTCCCTTTATTAGCTCGGCGTCTTCTGCGAGCGGGTCTTTTAATCCCAGCTTAGTTCTCATGATTTGAATGAAAGACTCTGAATAGATATTTCTAAAATTATCTAGAGATTCATTTGCGCTTTCATCGGCGAGTATAGAGCTAAGTGCAAGAGCAAGCTTAGTTAGATTCCAGTGCGCAATAGCAGGCTGGTTTTGGTAGGAATATCTCCCAAAATGATCTGAGTGATTTGGAATATATTCCGGATCATAATTTTCAATAAATCCATAAGGGCCGTAGTCAATTGTAAGACCAGTGATGGACATATTGTCCGTATTCATAACACCGTGGGTAAACCCTACTGACTGCCACTTCGCTATAAGCTCAGCAGTTCTTCTTACAACTTCAGAGAAAAAGAGATGATATCTTTCATCTAGGTTTATGAACTCTGGGAATTGGTGCTCTATTACATAATCAGCAAGAATCTTCACATTCTCCTGATCACCTAAGTAGTGAAAGGCTTCAAAAGATCCAAAACGAACGTGTGTCTGGGCCATACGTACCATCATTGCTCCCATCTCTGTGGTCTCTCGCTCTACTTTCTCATCACTGCCGATTATGCATAAGGCTCTTGTGGTGGGAATCCCCAACGTGTGCATCGCCTCTGAGCACAGATACTCTCTGATGCAAGAGCGCAGCACCGCCCTTCCATCAAAAACTCTTGAGT is a window of Thermodesulfobacteriota bacterium DNA encoding:
- a CDS encoding YdiU family protein, producing the protein MRKITELNFNNSYRSLPEEFYDLVVPTPFTNPHLVNFNPDAGELIDLDPNEARSEVFSHYFSGKKQIPGSDPIAMYYTGHQFGVYNKDIGDGRAILLGQVTNSKAESWDLHLKGSGRTKYSRVFDGRAVLRSCIREYLCSEAMHTLGIPTTRALCIIGSDEKVERETTEMGAMMVRMAQTHVRFGSFEAFHYLGDQENVKILADYVIEHQFPEFINLDERYHLFFSEVVRRTAELIAKWQSVGFTHGVMNTDNMSITGLTIDYGPYGFIENYDPEYIPNHSDHFGRYSYQNQPAIAHWNLTKLALALSSILADESANESLDNFRNIYSESFIQIMRTKLGLKDPLAEDAELIKGILEILAGEDVDYTNFFRRLSDIESHDITSNFSDKSAITGWLSSYQKRLSQENTANLERKKNMDLVNPKFILRNYLAENAIRKAVDNGDYAEVERLHMILKNPFSEQIQFQDYSDPSPDWGKNLVISCSS